The region ataaatttaatataattacgaGGAGTGGGTGCaatgttatttatgttttaaacgttttttatttcttaacctTTCTCTGATGAAGGGTCACCCAGGGCCACAAGGAGATAGAGGATTGAAGGGGGACCGAGGCAACCCAGGACTTGACGGTAGACCTGGAGTCTCCGGTGTTAATGGACGACCCGCTGACAAAGGAGAGAAaggtgaaaaataattataggAAAACTAGGAACAAGTTTaacattatatataaaaaaaaaaaacattttataggaTTACTAAAAAGAGCTATCAATTTCTTAATAAGCTTGAAAAATGACTTAGGGCCTACGGTAGATGCGCGAGTGCACGACGCGGGCGCATGTTAAAATCCGTCGCGCGCGACGCGTGTAGTCAGCGCTGCTCATACATTTTACTATAAGcatccacccgctccgtgcaaaccacGTCAGCTAGCGTACGCGCTTTCAATTTTTGGTTTAATAAGTTTCAGGGCAAtattgcaattaaattaatcattttttttttaggtgaaCGCGGTGCTCCAGGGCCTCCAGGGCCTCCCTTAGATAGGAATTTCAACCCAGAAGAATCGGAATATGTAGCCACAGGTATCAATAAAATCTCATCCCTTTTTGCAGTGCGCATAGCGtatcatgtacagtcagcagcagaagagGATGAGCGGTTACAGTTCTTAAAATTATCCGcacacgactctactgtcaAGGTGATAAGTCAGTCTTAAGATCATTTTGAACACCAACACTGCTCATATACTTCTGCTGCTGCAGAAGCCTACACAGGAGTatactattaacatttttttctgcTTTGGCCACATGTTGCGTGACACCGACGATGCgttaattacttttattttattatcaggTCAAAAGCAATCTATTTCCAAGGGTGACAAGGGAGACAAGGTGAGCAATTTTATATGTTgaaaaaacacttttgtttCAATAGCAATAGATAGCCTTAATTTataactgaatcacgtaccatggtgaaacctttgtgctactaatgtcatgttgacatcccatacatttcccaaaaaaaaacctggtgaaatttattatgaaaaggttcctgtcctggtacgtgatttagttttctcaactatattatgtatgtaaatttatttatgatttttaacTTTTCGACTGTTAGATcagatttttcaatttatttttgatatctttCAGGGGGAAAAAGGAAGTCAAGGTAATGAAGGACAAGCTGGTTTTAACGGGAAGGATGGAAAGCCTGGAGAGCGCGGAGACATTGGGCCCTCGGGTATGCCCGGTATGATGGGTCCCCCAGGTCCTGCGGGCCTAAAGGGCGAAAGAGGAGAAAGAGGCCCACCTGGACCCATTAGCATCACTTCTACTGGCTCtgatattattactataaagGTAAGTTGATGCTTTTTGATAATGCAGGTTACAGTTGCAAAAAAAACAGTGATGAACTCACGGAATAGAAAAAACGTGATAAAATGTCGTAAGTCctgccctatactacgaaatgcaaaattcgaacttcatgtcttgccgtcccgctgacgctaataaatattatttaataggagagtgagagggacggtacgataagaacttcgattttagaatttcataGTAATTCCCCAGTGTCAATGAAATTGATATAACTCTGCTCAGTTGAATTTGTTCATGATTAGTATGCCTCGTTgacatataggtacatataatattTCTTAAACCGTTACATAATTGTAACTCAGTCTAAAACTGAGAgtaagactccaaaaaatatatttttagggaGAGAAAGGGGACTCAGGCCCAAGAGGCAGACGAGGCAGGCCTGGCCCGAACGGACCTCGTGGGTTACAAGGCCTCCAAGGCGTGCCAGGACCACCAGGGAGGCCTGGTGATAAGGGCGATACTGGATTCCCTGGATGGAtggtatgtattttattttgttatgtatTGCTATTAATGAGTAAATTGGTGGTAGGTTCCAGTTCTGATGGTTACTCCGCAAAGTGATTATAACTGTAAGAAATGCATTTAAGCATAATTTTATAGCACAATAGCCTCATCGAACCTTTTTTCGTTTACTATTCAGCGCTAATAAAAGCCATCCGAACAACAATAGAGATTGAGCAGGTTGATTCTAAAGTTTGTTGATTGACGTCGTCTGCATCAAATCATTCATAAAATAAGATTATAGATTGATCGATAGAATAGTGTGATGTACAGGAGTGTCAATCTGATTGTTTTAGGTAACctaacaaatttatttattttttcttgctACAAGGAAACAAAGGTAATAAAACATACCAATAATTTTAAATCTGGTATAGGCAGACcgaaaaggagatggcggggTGACCAGAGTTCTTATCTGTCTTACCTCTCTTACCTTTGTGAAACGGTATCGGATGAGGGTAGAAATagacggtgaatgcgattgctAGCGCGTAGGAGTTAGACAATATTATAGCCTCTAGATGAGTACGAAATGAGTGGCGAGAGTAGGCTCTTGACAGAAACGAGTGCCGAAaggaaggggaggcctttgtccatcAGTGGAACActaaataaagtataaaaaatactctTATTTGGGAACCAAAGTGAATCAGGATTTGCTTTTGTTCAAATTGAGCATAATAAAAGATAGTGGCGGCTTTGACACCTGtcaaagcttttattttgttttcggCCAGTACCTACGATCTAGTGCCCcaaatatttttagtgaaaaGTAGTATTAACCATATATTTTACTAATAGGGTCGACCTGGATCTTCGGGAAGACCAGGTACTTCTGGACTTCCAGGACCAAAAGGAGACAAAGGTGAACCTGGGGAAAGCTTACTGGATCTGTCTGTGGTAAGTAGAGATTGTGATTTCAGATAATCCAGAAAAAAGTATGAACCCAAGTGTTCGtagaaaagaaaaactttttagaacataaaataccaaaaaaacatagtttcagagaaaatcccGAGTTGTCAATTGAAACAGTTTGACTGGCTAGTGAAACAGAGGGAATCGTGAGTagggaaaaggcagagaaccgaTAAATGTGTTCGAAGCCTGAGACAAACACTACCGAATAAAAACTTGATATACAGCGTCTTACCATATTTTAAGACTTATCgaacgacaccccacacttaaGGTTTAAAAGAGAACCATAAAATATCTCCACTTTACGCTTAAGGACTGTATAACTTCAtttctgtattttattattatatattcatACGAAATTATAGATTTTAGCATTAACATTCTCTAatctaagccgcggacggacggatggattgGCAAAACTACAAGGGCTCTTTGTAGGACTACTGAACTACTGAACCTTAAAAATTCTAGTAACTttgctttaataataaataagtcaaaCATAGTAGCCATTTCAAAAGTAATGTACAAGGTAGAATTACGATATATTACGCAAGTAATTAATCTAAGCTATTTAACGATTATACAATGTGAAATTTGATAAGAAATTTGTTTGCAGAGGAGTAAATTAAGTGCATTTATCGAAATCaatattaaaacttaattttataagttttttgttcaaaatttcatttttaatacaagctttttgccgactgtactttttgttgagtgTACTTGCACtgatttccgtaccaaatttcaagtcgatgccatgaACCGTTGAGAAGTTCCGTCcagcggagatgatcctgggtGGACCACCAAGATATATTACtaatagattattgtattgttaccagatttacataattaggtaggtagctaTGCCTAATTTCACGTCAAGCAGACCCCTGGAAGTgagttaaatttaacttgcaatgcaAGATTTGTCGCGCCCATAGTTgcatacataggtacagtcaagtgcaaagatatcaacacggccaaagtgacaaaaatatgtctacacgaccttaatgttaagtgcataaagtcgtgtatacatatttttgtaattttgggcgtgtcgatatctttgcacttgactgtacgagtacattgcaagttaaataaaagcttgtaataaagaatattcCGGAGGCGTGAAACAAGTGCTATCGTTTTGTAgtaattagtaggattagtcttagttttgttattatttcttCGTCGTGtgaaaaaatagtaagtaggtaccagtACCAGAATATCGTATCATCATCGGATTaacatttacataagtatgtcgaTTTTCAGCGCAATCTGATGCCAGAAAGTGATCGCAAAATGATTGGCCTATTTCGAAATCACAGCTTACATATAACAAACGTACGATGCTcacgttaaaattaaataacagctTGTAAAATTGTGAATGTTCCACGTAAATAGTGGTAAACGATTTTATACTTGTATTAAGAACCACCTAGGTTTGCCATAAAAAGTATTatgataagtacctactttatgaAAATTCGCCAAAGGCCAAAACACTGCTTTTACCTCAAATCAAATCGCGACGGAGGCATATCTTAACCCTTACATGTAGCAGAAAAAATGGAAAGAAAGTTTAGAAGCATAacatcataattatatttatgaactaaaagaatttctttgctcacctgcgatcTTAAAGGGCGaccttaacctgtcctctcccagaggcacaaatttgtgcccaaattccattgatcctgttatcctgggagattaaaggtcgcgggtgagcaaagaaattattttagtttattaatatggacctccgcaaagtaacgcctgattcaataaattattataatatatttattgaacACGTCGTCTCAATTTCAAAGGTAGGCCTCCTACGAAACTTTCAGCTACAGTAGCGGTCGGTTCAGGGGTGGGATTACGAACACTGCAGGCAGCTGGTTCCACCGTAAATTTCTGAAGTAGAGCAGCTACTCCGGCCATAGACTGCATCAGACCTAATCGAGCTCCTGTGAAACGGTCAAAGCAAATATTAGAGTAAAACAATAgtcaataaaatgtattattcatTATAGGTACAGTATCTTAAACTCAGCTTATAAGtcgataattatttaaaaaataacacctAAAAGTGTAAAATAGGGTGTAAAAGTACTTTATTCAAGTATttcattacttttaaatttgcaGTGCTGAAAATTTCTACATAGGATAATGTAATAACAGTTACTGTTGAAATATTGCAATGGTAAGGAACCTTTCGTCTGAGCCGCAGGTTTTTTGCAAAAACATCACCAAAAATTTGAATTCTGCGCGGAAAAAGTCGCTTGCAAAAACTACTAACAGTAAattaaacttgtaaaaataatacctaccaaCACATGACCTCGGCCCTTCTCCAAAAGGCATGTACACAAATCTTCTGTCTTGTTTGTACTCTGGATTGAATCGTTCCGGATCAAACTTTTCGggattttcaaaatattgttcATCCATGTGGATTGCTTGAGTTGGAATTATTACTTTTACGCCGTCGTTAATTGTAAGGTTAATTTCTGGTATCGTGTAAGAGGGAGATCTACATTCTCTTACCAAGTAAGCGACAGAAGGATACATCCGCATACCCTCATTAAATGCCATTTCTAGGTAGGTCATTTCTTTTACTGCATCGTAATTTAGCTTATTATCATATTTCTTTAATACTCTGTCGATTTCTGCCTGTACTTTTTCTTGACAGTTTGGATTGAAGGCCAATTGATGAAGGAGAAAACTGGACGCGCTTGATGATGTTTCATATCCCGCACCAAAGAAAACGAAAACTTGTGCCATCACTATAACTTCATCTAACTCCAGTTTTATCACTACCGGTGTACCGTCGGAATTTTTTCTCTCGATGGATTTACCAACCATTTTACCTTGAGATTGCAGCTCTAGTAACAAGTCTATGAAATCATTTCTACCAGATGGCTTATGATCTCTTTCTTTTAATACGGTTTGCACTAAATGTCGAATAGAAATTTCTATTTCTGGCGCTAAAAAGTGCATATTCTTACACAACTCAGGAAATATAAACTTAAGTAAACCTATAACTGCGTCTCTTGGAGATCTTTGAAATATCCTTTTCCCAAGTTGTCGAAATTGTGAATTTTCAACATTAAGTGTGTTCATATTGATCCCAAAACCACAAGCTCCTATGAAATCAGTAGTGTATCTTGCCATGAGCTCTCGCATATCGTATGAATCTTCCAAAGCCACAGTTTCAGCTAACACTTGTAGTTTTTCTGCTCTTTCAGTGATCAAAGGAAACATTGCTTTAAGTTTGCCAGTACTAAACACCGGTGTAAACCGTTGCCTGATTAATCGCCATAAGTCTCCATCagcgaaaaataaatttttaaacaaaggcTCTACAACTGTTCTGTGAGGATTGAGGCCTCTGGCGTAAAAGTGTTCAAAGTCTGTGGTcagtattctttttataatgtCGATATCCCTTATGACAAGTTCTGGTGCGGAGCCTCTGAAAAAGCCAACAACTTTCTCATTTGGATACTTCCTGTACATATCTGTAGCGAGCATTGCCATACTAGCTTGTTGAGCAAATTGCcggaaattatttccaaaaattggcACCGGTTTTTCATGTTTAACGCCTCTCTCCACCCAATAATTGAATGTCCGAGTACTCCAgagatataaaattattattatcactatGGCCAGAATTATAGCCcacattttttgtaataatatgaACTTAAACCTAATGAGACTACAGGCAACGAATAATACCAAAACAACACTAATAAAGAGAACCTTATAAGTATAGGTATAAACAAAATCATATGCGATTAAATTCAACCTATTCTTATATTCAATAAGTATATTACGTAAGTAAGGTACAATcgtcaaaaacatttttttaaacgaaaatgTTTTCGGTTCGCTAAACAGAATTCGAAgctgaggctgtattgcctattctggcgctcgcgattgcaatcaaatgacagttttttcatacaaaaattgttatttgattgcgatcgcaagcgtcagaaacgttaggcaatacggtctcTGGACTTCCTGTCGCTTTAGGCCCGGCGCCCACTATCGGTACGGCATGGCAGGGTACGACTGTCAAGGTATACCTCGGTATCGTAAGGCATACAGGACGCCTCGGCATAGCTCGGAAGTCTTCGGTAGCGTAAGGCATACTTAAGGACGCCTCGGCATAGCTCGGAAGTCTTCGGTAGCATTAGGCATACCTAAGGACGCCTCGGCATAATTCGGTAGTCTTCAGTGTAGCGTAAGGCATACCTAAGGACGCCTCGGCATATCTCGGAAGTCTTCGGTAGCATAAGGCATACCTAAGGACGCCTCTGTATAGCTCGGAAGTCTTCGATAGCGTAAGGCATACCTAAGGACGCCTCCGCATAGCTCGGAAGTCTTCGGTAGCATTAGGCATACCTAAGGACGCCTCGGCATAATTCGGTAGTCTTCAGTGTAGCATAAGGCATACCTAAGGACGCCTCGGCATAGTTCGGTAGTCTTCAGTGTAGCGTAAGGCATACCTAAGGACGCCTCGGCATATCTCGGAAGTCTTCGGTAGCATAAGGCATACCTAAGGACGCCTCGGTATAGCTCGGAAGTCTTCGATAGCGTAAGGCATACCTAAGGACGCCTCCGCATAGCTCGGAAGTCTTCGGTAGCATTAGGCATACCTAAGGACGCCTCGGCATAATTCGGTAGTATTCAGTGTAGCATAAGGCATACCTAAGGACGCCTCGGCATAGTTCGGTAGTCTTCAGTGTAGCGTAAGGCATACCTAAGGACGCCTCGGCATAGCTCGGAAGTCTTCGGTAGCATAAGGCATACCTAAGGACGCCTCGGCATAGTTCGGTAGTCTTCAGTAGCGTAAGGCATACCTAAGGACGCTTCGGCATATCTCGGAAGTCTTCGGTAGCATGAGGCATACCTAAGGACGCCTCGGCATAGTTCGGTAGTCTTCAGTGTAGCGTAAGGCATACCTAAGGACGCCTCGGCATAGCTGGGAAGTCTTCGGTAGCATAAGGCATACCTAAGGACGCCTCGGCATAGTTCGGTAGTCTACAGTAGCGTAAGGCATACCTAAGGACGCTTCGGCATAGCTCGGAAATCTTCGGTAGCATAAGGCATACCTAAGAACGCCTCGGCATAGTTCGGTGGTCTTCAGTGTAGCGTAAatccgcgtatccactagaggcagcctcgggccgagcggctgcctcgctccgaggccgcgcaagtggagacgctgccaaaggcacggctcagactgagactcctttgagcacggccaaaaaaccgacaaaatatggctcggctcgcggtgctcggcctgaggctgctctaatggatacgtgGCTTAAGGCATACCTAAGGACGCTTCGGCATAGCTCGGAAGTCTTCGGTAGCATAAGGCATACCTAAGGACGCCTCAGCATAGTTCGGTAGTCTTTAGTGTAGCGTAAGGCATACCTAAGGACGCCTAGGCATAGCTCGGAAGTCTTCGGTAGCATAAAGCATAGCTAAGGACGCCTCGGCATAGCTCGGAAGTCTTCGGTAGCATAAGGCATACCTAAGGACGCCTCGGCATAGTTCGGTAGTCTTCAGTAGCGTAAGGCATACCTAAGGACGCCTCGGCATAGCTCGGAAGTCTTCGGTAGCATAAGGCATACCTAAGGACGCCTCGGCATAGTTCGGTAGTCTTAGGTAGCGTAAGGCATACCTAAGGACGCAACTCTCGGCTACCTATAGTTTCGGCCGCCTTCGGGACACGCACCCCGCCCCGTTGATTCACCCAAAATCTTCTTTTTAGCTGTGAAGCCTTTCTGGCTGCTAGTTTTTCTTCCTCATCAGCAAGAATAGCAATAAGCACTAGGTCGTGTCCATTATGAATACGACTGTTCGCTTGCAACGTTGCCAATGTTCTCAATTTTAGCTAATTCCCTCCAAAATCCAGTAAACCAAAAAACTTTTcagttttaaaaaatcttggATTCCATTGAGCTAGTGACATGACAAACCAGTTTTATGCCATGTTGGGTTCCGTATTCATTGTTATTTCTAATATATACCTTCGTGTCATTATGATATTaactaaacatatttatttgccACTAGCTGTGTTGCTATGCGAGCAGCTCTTTATACGTAATGCGAGAATTTTCCCGAATTAAAAAGTAGACTAATATATCAAGGATAGTTTAGTTAGATACCTATCAGTGAAAATCTTTGCAGAATTTGTATTATGGTATTAGAGACACTTACGCAATatacataaacaaacaaatgcatcaagtttatctatttattaaattttcatatctgatgtttgtttaatgtaggtagttagtaacttaaatatattttaactttttagctCAAAGGTGAAAAGGGCGACCGAGGGTACGATGGCAGCCCAGGTACACCAGGGGCAACGGGTCCTCCTGGACCACCCGGACCAAGATCGGAACCCGTACAATATCTGCCCGGTCCCCCTGGTCCTCCTGGCCCTCCAGGGCCTCCTGGTGTTTCGATCGTTGGGCCTAAAGGAGAACCCGGCATGACAGCGATTGAAGAACCTCCTGTGCATGGAAATGCAAGATTCTTCGGAAGAACAGGTAATACTAATTCACTGTTAACATCattttataagaaataaaatcaacCAAAAACCGAAGGGGACATGATTATTGTGATTATAATGATGTGAAATTTGATTAATATGTTTGTCAATTTCTATGCACGCTTCTGGATAGCGGTTAAAACTAGTGCCATAGATGAGCTTAAAGCTATGAGGGAATTGGAAGGTCTTAAGATCAACCGCCATAGAGACGGTAagttttaattagaataatgtACTGAGGAGCAACTGCAATTTATAACTGATCTTTATTTTTGCTCTTCGATGTATTAAAGTACAGCCCAAAAAGATTTCAAGCTCTCTCTAGATGTGTTAAATCTCTATGTAGATGTaagatttacaatgttatgaTTTATGTTGTTTGCTTGCGTACAGTTCACAGATCATAATACCATCTATATAACGGTTTGTGAATACGACTGTATTTTTGCAACATGGGTGCAACCGGCGGTTACTTCTTTTTATAACTTTTGCAAAGCAATGTTTTTTATCCATGACTGTACAAAATGAGATAAGGAGTTAATCTTACCAATAACGTAAATGAATAGCAAAGTAATCACCAATAATTAAGGAATTTGTTTATCTTCGTAGCACGCCCGTCATTTGATTCAAACAGCCAAAAAACTGAAGATACTAACGAAAGTAAAACCGTGCCAGGTGCTGCTGTATTCCAAACAACTGAAGAAATGATGAAGGTACTACTTATCAGTTTATCAAATTGACTATTAATCACTCATTTAAGTAAATAACGGGTAGTCAAAGTTTACTTTATCAATAGAATCGACTGAATAAACTATGAACACAAATTTATCGCAGAATTCTAAATTGAGTATGTTTTTTAATCCAGCTGGCATCTTCAAGCCCCGTTGGTGCTCTTGCTTACGTCACAGAAGAGCAAGCACTGTTTGTGAAAGTAAACTCCGGCTGGCAATACGTGTTGGTAAGTATTTTGAAAGACGTTTATACCTTGTTACGTCATACACCAGTAAACTTAACTTCAGCcgaaaaacattaattaaaagatGAACTAAGCAGTGCGGGCAAAACTCGACGCATTGCTTGTAGATCTTTTACTGTATTTAGACTGTGGTTTTACTTTGATTACCTTGATAATGGCTTGTCAATAACCTGTCAACTTATTGTGATATTTTCGCGATTAATGAAAATGTAATCTTTTACGACTTTATTTTTGAGTGATATTCACGTGGTCACTATCTACTTTCTAGATAATTAGTTGCTTTAGCTTATAAAGGTACTCATATAGCTAATTAAAAAACTCcataataatgttatatttactaaGAAGTTGGTAATTATGGAGTGTAAAGAAATGAATTACGTAAAAggaatgaaaatatataatttatctCAGAAGCATGTCCATGCGTGTAATCAAAGactaaataataagtataaacTAAATCATTTGCATGTTTTCTTTCAGTTGTGTTAccaaatttatttcataaatggaACATTTTccaaataataagtatttagttTTCCTCTTTCATTGCATATTCATGGCCACAGTTGAAATTCTGTCTTTACAGTTTGCCTTAGtctttatttatctttcttttATCAGCTTGGCTCCCTAGTGACTCAATCGCCGCAGCCTCCGCCGAcgcctgcgcctgcgccgctGCCGATGCCAGCCGCCAGCTTAGTCCACGTACCGCCCATATCCAACTCTGTGCACAGCCCGTCTGATTCTTTTGACGGGCCACGAGTAAGTTTTAtcgtcatcaacatcatcatcatcgccatTGTCATTATCAATAACATAGTTATCTTTACGCCGTATATCTTGGCCCATTCTCTCGGACGCATTATTCAGTGTCAGATGTCATGACTTTTATTTGCTGATCAAAGTCAAAACACCCAACCCCTTACAATGAATGCGAGTGAAcgtgtcaaaaacaaaaattaaaaacaagggCATACCTTTGGGTATCCTTTTTACTGTATATgtgaaagaaaagttaaagTTGGTTACATGATTTAGTTTTTTAGTTCTATATTAGGTGCTTTATAGCAGATGGGGTCGTGCAGTCGGGAAAACTTCATTATGGGTGACTGAGAAGGAATCCAGACTCACTTCGgctaaaaaacccggctgcacgtCCTCAATTTCCTAGAGCTGCCATGAATCTTCGGGTTAGGTTCGTTAAAGAATCACACCACTGATATATTTATCACAGCTTCGGATAGCAGCTTTGAGTGATCCCACCTCAGGCAACATGCACGGCGTGCGTCGCGCCGACTATTCGTGCTACCGGCAAGCGAGGCGCGCCGGAGTCAGGGGCACATTTAGAGCATTCATCACCagcaggtaagaaaaaaaaccatatAGATAAGCTGGCTAACTGACAAACTAACAGACAAAAGGCATAGACTATTTCAGTAATAGAATTCCGTTAAAAGATTATAGAACTGCCATAACTCCAGACAATTTTCCTTTCAATGAATTACTAACGGGAATATTAAACGATGAACAAAATATCACTAACCTTTGTCTTTTGATgttgaaaagaagaaaaataccCGTGAAAATTGAATCTAATCAAAGTATGTAACAGGTCCACGAACTTAGATGCGACAGTTCGTTTTGCCGATCATCAGCTGCCTGTCGTCAACACTCATGGCGACGTACTGTTTAAGTCTTTTGCCGACATCTTTGACGGCAATGGGGGCATCATGGCTGGAGGAGCCAGGATATACAGCTTTGATGGAAAGAATATTATGACAGATCCTCATTGGTGAGTGATTCGTTATTTACATTACTTTTTCTGTGTGTTTATGTTAATTGCTTTATGTATATACGTCTAcataataagataaaaaaatacagagcaCTGCTAGTTTATCTATTGT is a window of Choristoneura fumiferana chromosome 8, NRCan_CFum_1, whole genome shotgun sequence DNA encoding:
- the LOC141430559 gene encoding uncharacterized protein isoform X7 → MGQNVPSKVCICGIAMLVIVGISLALLSTLASEPPQKQITTAEKYSLWKQPSVTEAVDQEEGDSEGSGRFGTIPPFPPPPPGLDGYPMSFRGEKGDRGPRGIPGESIRGPPGPPGPPGPPGPPGTTAIAEVSGSGDDRNTVKQIFGENYASLGQCGCNSSTILSLLETAPELQGPPGPPGLVGADGRTGAPGIAGQAGMPGERGPLGPRGDKGDRGDSGPRGPEGQPGPKGEPGVDGRNGNPGPPGPPGPPGSSDYNNFDSNWKPRPIYKESLLGSYGGAIGRPGAPGPKGDAGQLGPMGPQGERGFSGPKGERGQPGMNGPKGDRGHPGPQGDRGLKGDRGNPGLDGRPGVSGVNGRPADKGEKGERGAPGPPGPPLDRNFNPEESEYVATGQKQSISKGDKGDKGEKGSQGNEGQAGFNGKDGKPGERGDIGPSGMPGMMGPPGPAGLKGERGERGPPGPISITSTGSDIITIKGEKGDSGPRGRRGRPGPNGPRGLQGLQGVPGPPGRPGDKGDTGFPGWMGRPGSSGRPGTSGLPGPKGDKGEPGESLLDLSVLKGEKGDRGYDGSPGTPGATGPPGPPGPRSEPVQYLPGPPGPPGPPGPPGVSIVGPKGEPGMTAIEEPPVHGNARFFGRTAVKTSAIDELKAMRELEGLKINRHRDARPSFDSNSQKTEDTNESKTVPGAAVFQTTEEMMKLASSSPVGALAYVTEEQALFVKVNSGWQYVLLGSLVTQSPQPPPTPAPAPLPMPAASLVHVPPISNSVHSPSDSFDGPRLRIAALSDPTSGNMHGVRRADYSCYRQARRAGVRGTFRAFITSRSTNLDATVRFADHQLPVVNTHGDVLFKSFADIFDGNGGIMAGGARIYSFDGKNIMTDPHWPHKLIWHGSHAGGERALDSFCEEWTSHDPRTPGLASSLYSHKLLSQERYSCNNHFIVLCIEVSSKNARNKREVPRYNMTGMLDDEDYLYNAEEYQQLLNEIFAQPFRET
- the LOC141430559 gene encoding uncharacterized protein isoform X9, with amino-acid sequence MGQNVPSKVCICGIAMLVIVGISLALLSTLASEPPQKQITTAEKYSLWKQPSVTEAGIPGESIRGPPGPPGPPGPPGPPGTTAIAEVSGSGDDRNTVKQIFGENYASLGQCGCNSSTILSLLETAPELQGPPGPPGLVGADGRTGAPGIAGQAGMPGERGPLGPRGDKGDRGDSGPRGPEGQPGPKGEPGVDGRNGNPGPPGPPGPPGSSDYNNFDSNWKPRPIYKESLLGSYGGAIGRPGAPGPKGDAGQLGPMGPQGERGFSGPKGERGQPGMNGPKGDRGHPGPQGDRGLKGDRGNPGLDGRPGVSGVNGRPADKGEKGERGAPGPPGPPLDRNFNPEESEYVATGQKQSISKGDKGDKGEKGSQGNEGQAGFNGKDGKPGERGDIGPSGMPGMMGPPGPAGLKGERGERGPPGPISITSTGSDIITIKGEKGDSGPRGRRGRPGPNGPRGLQGLQGVPGPPGRPGDKGDTGFPGWMGRPGSSGRPGTSGLPGPKGDKGEPGESLLDLSVLKGEKGDRGYDGSPGTPGATGPPGPPGPRSEPVQYLPGPPGPPGPPGPPGVSIVGPKGEPGMTAIEEPPVHGNARFFGRTAVKTSAIDELKAMRELEGLKINRHRDARPSFDSNSQKTEDTNESKTVPGAAVFQTTEEMMKLASSSPVGALAYVTEEQALFVKVNSGWQYVLLGSLVTQSPQPPPTPAPAPLPMPAASLVHVPPISNSVHSPSDSFDGPRLRIAALSDPTSGNMHGVRRADYSCYRQARRAGVRGTFRAFITSRSTNLDATVRFADHQLPVVNTHGDVLFKSFADIFDGNGGIMAGGARIYSFDGKNIMTDPHWPHKLIWHGSHAGGERALDSFCEEWTSHDPRTPGLASSLYSHKLLSQERYSCNNHFIVLCIEVSSKNARNKREVPRYNMTGMLDDEDYLYNAEEYQQLLNEIFAQPFRET
- the LOC141430559 gene encoding uncharacterized protein isoform X10 — encoded protein: MWWRVVTLVVIQGAFQELKLYGTPSQAEVQCVNTFEEMGKGSGGDEIDIDNFLVDQEEGDSEGSGRFGTIPPFPPPPPGLDGYPMSFRGEKGDRGPRGIPGESIRGPPGPPGPPGPPGPPGTTAIAEVSGSGDDQIFGENYASLGQCGCNSSTILSLLETAPELQGPPGPPGLVGADGRTGAPGIAGQAGMPGERGPLGPRGDKGDRGDSGPRGPEGQPGPKGEPGVDGRNGNPGPPGPPGPPGSSDYNNFDESLLGSYGGAIGRPGAPGPKGDAGQLGPMGPQGERGFSGPKGERGQPGMNGPKGDRGHPGPQGDRGLKGDRGNPGLDGRPGVSGVNGRPADKGEKGERGAPGPPGPPLDRNFNPEESEYVATGQKQSISKGDKGDKGEKGSQGNEGQAGFNGKDGKPGERGDIGPSGMPGMMGPPGPAGLKGERGERGPPGPISITSTGSDIITIKGEKGDSGPRGRRGRPGPNGPRGLQGLQGVPGPPGRPGDKGDTGFPGWMGRPGSSGRPGTSGLPGPKGDKGEPGESLLDLSVLKGEKGDRGYDGSPGTPGATGPPGPPGPRSEPVQYLPGPPGPPGPPGPPGVSIVGPKGEPGMTAIEEPPVHGNARFFGRTARPSFDSNSQKTEDTNESKTVPGAAVFQTTEEMMKLASSSPVGALAYVTEEQALFVKVNSGWQYVLLGSLVTQSPQPPPTPAPAPLPMPAASLVHVPPISNSVHSPSDSFDGPRLRIAALSDPTSGNMHGVRRADYSCYRQARRAGVRGTFRAFITSRSTNLDATVRFADHQLPVVNTHGDVLFKSFADIFDGNGGIMAGGARIYSFDGKNIMTDPHWPHKLIWHGSHAGGERALDSFCEEWTSHDPRTPGLASSLYSHKLLSQERYSCNNHFIVLCIEVSSKNARNKREVPRYNMTGMLDDEDYLYNAEEYQQLLNEIFAQPFRET